The genome window CGTCACGCAGGCGGCCTGTCGCGGACAGGAGCATGCGAATGTCGTAGGTCGAGTTGAATACCTCCGGCACGCCGCGCTCGACGTCGAGCAGTGTGTAGACAGCCTCCATCGGCGTTCGTACGGAATACTCGGTGGTGAAGATGCAGTCGCGCTCCCTGGATTCCGCGAACTGCCCAATGAAGGCGAAGTTTACAGCGCCCTCAGGCACCACGTCCGGGCGATCACCGGCCTGGCGAGGCATGAAGAAGGCGGTCACGTACGGCATCATCACCGGCACGGTCATCGCACCCGTTGCGGCCAGTTCGGGAATGTCCTCGACCGGCACGCCCAGATGGTAGAGCCATTTCTGTGTGATCTCTTCGCCGCTGCAATCCTGCATCGGCTTCTTCACGTAATCGCCGGTATCAGTTCATTAATCCGCCATGCCTCATGCACAGGCCCTAACGGATTTTTCCCGGTCCCACTGCCGCGTCTGTGCCACGGCGATAAAAGTTTCAAGCTCTTTGGCGTCCAAGTTGCCTGCACCTTTCCCCTTCATGCCAGCCAAAACAATTATCACTCACCATCTCATTGCCCTCTATTGCTTCAATCCACGGAAATTCCAGCGATAATTCAATGTATTTTGGCATAGCCTCCGCTATCATCATGAACACGATGCAAACTTGATCTTTTTCTTTGCCAGAAGTTCATATCGCAAGGTGCGTGCCGAATGGGAAATACGAGCTCTTCTGTCTGCAACAGACCGAGTCCATGGTAAAAATGCGAAAAAAAGTGACGGCGTGGGGCAATAACCTCCAACGAAATCCTCAATATCTAACTCGACTTTCGGGGTTGTTAGTAAAGTCGCCGGAACATAAATCTATCGAGAATAATTGGATATTTTGATTGAGGGGATCCTCATTCTGTAG of Desulfomicrobium macestii contains these proteins:
- a CDS encoding oleate hydratase, whose amino-acid sequence is MKKPMQDCSGEEITQKWLYHLGVPVEDIPELAATGAMTVPVMMPYVTAFFMPRQAGDRPDVVPEGAVNFAFIGQFAESRERDCIFTTEYSVRTPMEAVYTLLDVERGVPEVFNSTYDIRMLLSATGRLRDGKEIDIPGPAFVRNLLMNKLNKTQIGALLREFGIVGDD